From Pseudomonas arsenicoxydans:
GGCCGATGCGACCTTCGATGCTAAAGAGCTTGAGCGTCGCGAAAGCGGGCAGGCTTTCGCCAACGGTGGAGCGAGGCGGGGCGTACGGGGAAGCCGGGTCGGTGAAGACAGGCTGGCTACTCGCGGGAGGGTGTTCATGAGCGTCGGCCAGGTTCAGCTCGATGGACGGCTCGCTTTCGATCCGGGCATCAATGCCGGTTTTATTCAGGGCCTGCAGATAGGTTTGCGCGTCGGCGTGCGACAAGTCCTGTTTGAGCGTAACCGATTTGCCGGTGAACAGCCGTTCGACGGCAGCGACCTCGCTTTTGTACAGCGCGGCCAGATTCAGTTTGGCGGTTGTGACGTCAACACCTGGCAGCAAAGCGCCGTCGAATACGATCTTGAAGCGGTTGTCGCTCATTGCGAGGCATCCTTGTCGCGAATAATTGAGTTTTAAGAGGTTGCTGGTGTTAAGTGTAAGGCCAGCCAGGGCGGGCTGGCCAAGCTTTCATTTCAGCGCGGCCAGCGTTTTGGCAGCTGTGCTGCCAGTTCCAGTGCTTTGCGGTATTCGGCGTCCAGTCGTGCGACCAATTCATCGACACTGGGCAAATCGTCGATTTCGCCGACACCCTGGCCTGCGGACCACACGGTTTTCCAGGCTTTGGCTTCATCGCTCAACGGTTTGAGCTTGGAGCCGAAATCCACTTCACCTTTGGCTTGCAGCGCCTTCATGTCGAAACCGGCAGCTTCCAGGCTTTGGCGCATGAAGCTCGCCGGTACGCCCGACACCGCGGGAGTATGAATGATGTCAGCCGCTCTGGACGTCAGCAGCATTTCTTTGTAGGCGTCAGGGGCATGACTTTCAGTGGTGCCGATAAATCGCGTACCGAAGTAGGCCAAATCCGCACCGAGCAATTGTGCCGCGAGAATTTCGTGGCCGTGGTTGAGGCAGCCGGCCAGCAGCAAGGTCTTGTCGAAGAACTGGCGGATCTCGGCAATCAACGAGAACGGGCTCCAGGTCCCGGCGTGCCCACCGGCGCCGGCGGCCACGGCGATCAAGCCGTCGACACCGGCCTCGGCCGCTTTCTCGGCATGACGACGGGTCGTCACGTCGTGAAACACCAGGCCGCCGTAGCTATGGACGGCATCGACCAGTTCTTTCACGGCACCGAGGCTGGTGATCACGATCGGAACTTTGTGCTCGATGCAGATCGTCAGGTCGGCTTGCAGTCGTGGATTGCTGTTGTGAACGATCAGGTTCACAGCGTAAGGCGCCGGGTTCTCCAGTGTCGCCAAACCTGCTTCGATCTCTTCCAGCCAGGCCTTGAAGCCGCTGCTCTCGCGCTGGTTCAAAGCAGGAAAGCTGCCAACCACGCCATTACGACAGCAGGCAAGGACCAGTTGCGGATTCGAAATCAGGAACATCGGCGCTGCCACCACGGGCAATCGCAAACGTTGTTCGAGCAAAGCGGGCAGCGACATTGGAAGTACCCCGGTAGTTGTGCTTATTAGAATGGTCGAACGACGACCAGAATGACGATAGCCAGCAATATCAGAACCGGTACTTCATTGAACCAGCGATAAAAGACATGGCTGCGGGTGTTCTCGCCACGGGCAAAACGTTTTACCTGTGCGCCGCACATGTGGTGGTAGCCGATCAGGATGACCACCAAGGTCAGTTTGGCGTGAATCCACGCGCCCGAACTGAAGATGCTTGGGTTAAGCCAGATCAACGCAATGCCGAAAATCAGGGTGGCGATCATCGCCGGGCCCATGATGGCGCGGTACAACTTGCGTTCCATGAGGCTGAAGCGTTCTTTGCTGACGCTGTCCTCGCTTTGCGCGTGATAAACAAACAGGCGCGGTAGATAAAACAGGCCGGCAAACCAGCAGACCATGCTGACGATGTGAAGCGCTTTGAGCCACAGATAAAGCATTTTTGGTTATTCCCTAGTTCACGGTAGCCCGGATAGTAGAGGCTTGTTCGGCCGCACGTCACCTAAGCGGTTGTCGCAGGGCCGCGCGGCCCCTATTATCGACGGCTTTCCAGTGGGTTCGTTGAGGGCAGGTTTATGGTCAAGGTCGGTATCGTCGGCGGCACGGGTTACACCGGTGTCGAACTGCTGCGTCTGTTGGCACAGCATCCGCAAGCAGAAGTGGTTGTGATCACTTCCCGATCCGAGGCCGGTCTGGCCGTGGCTGATATGTATCCGAACCTGCGAGGCCATTACGACGGTCTGGCATTCAGTGTTCCGGACATCAAGACGCTGG
This genomic window contains:
- a CDS encoding NAD(P)H-dependent flavin oxidoreductase, which produces MSLPALLEQRLRLPVVAAPMFLISNPQLVLACCRNGVVGSFPALNQRESSGFKAWLEEIEAGLATLENPAPYAVNLIVHNSNPRLQADLTICIEHKVPIVITSLGAVKELVDAVHSYGGLVFHDVTTRRHAEKAAEAGVDGLIAVAAGAGGHAGTWSPFSLIAEIRQFFDKTLLLAGCLNHGHEILAAQLLGADLAYFGTRFIGTTESHAPDAYKEMLLTSRAADIIHTPAVSGVPASFMRQSLEAAGFDMKALQAKGEVDFGSKLKPLSDEAKAWKTVWSAGQGVGEIDDLPSVDELVARLDAEYRKALELAAQLPKRWPR
- the hemJ gene encoding protoporphyrinogen oxidase HemJ gives rise to the protein MLYLWLKALHIVSMVCWFAGLFYLPRLFVYHAQSEDSVSKERFSLMERKLYRAIMGPAMIATLIFGIALIWLNPSIFSSGAWIHAKLTLVVILIGYHHMCGAQVKRFARGENTRSHVFYRWFNEVPVLILLAIVILVVVRPF